One window from the genome of Eucalyptus grandis isolate ANBG69807.140 chromosome 7, ASM1654582v1, whole genome shotgun sequence encodes:
- the LOC120286049 gene encoding uncharacterized protein LOC120286049, whose translation MSHINLDGFFGDLPGTGDVSRLGALDSGLLWFDEIENILMKDDDIHVLAEPGAEWPCRRDSSFPRTFASPAPRRRLLPASCKMRQRGLSSGSRRPQVKKASPDRPPSIVINGEGEEDATLAESMRSTDWEILAMTRGR comes from the exons ATGTCTCACATCAACCTCGACGGCTTCTTCGGCGACCTCCCTGGGACCGGCGACGTCTCCAGACTCGGGGCTCTCGACTCGGGGCTCTTGTGGTTCGACGAGATCGAGAACATCCTGATGAAGGACGACGATATCCATGTGCTTGCTGAGCCGGGGGCTGAGTGGCCGTGCCGGAGGGACTCGAGCTTCCCGCGGACCTTCGCTTCCCCGGCCCCTCGCCGCCGGCTTCTCCCCGCCTCCTGCAAGATGCGGCAGCGCGGCCTCAG TTCTGGGAGTAGGAGGCCGCAGGTCAAGAAGGCTTCGCCGGATAGGCCGCCGTCGATTGTGATTAATGGAGAGGGCGAAGAGGACGCTACTTTGGCGGAGAGCATGCGTAGCACCGATTGGGAAATTCTGGCGATGACTCGAGGACGATGA
- the LOC104438113 gene encoding uncharacterized protein LOC104438113: MVPSSYSFPRSMSTPSRKIDGSSATSGGSRSGGFPKSRTMVGPDAHSGSSVLICHKCGEQFKKLDAVEAHHLSKHAVTELSDGDSSKRIVEIIRQTSWLKSEHSSCGQIERVLKVHNMQRTLARFEEYREMVKIRASKLSKKHPRCLADGNELLRFYGTAVACSLGTNSLVPSVKQPC, translated from the exons ATGGTTCCAAGCAGTTACAGTTTCCCAAGGTCGATGAGTACTCCCTCAAGGAAGATTGACGGGAGTTCGGCCACGTCTGGCGGTTCCAGAAGCGGTGGTTTCCCAAAGTCCAGGACTATGGTGGGCCCTGATGCTCATTCAGGATCTTCGGTTCTCATCTGCCACAAGTGCGGGGAGCAATTCAAGAAGTTGGATGCTGTTGAAGCTCATCATCTCTCCAAACATGCTG taACTGAACTAAGTGATGGAGATTCATCCAAAAGGATAGTGGAAATAATCCGCCAAACGAGCTGGTTGAAGTCTGAGCACAGCAGTTGTGGACAGATTGAGAGGGTCTTGAAAGTCCACAACATGCAAAGGACCCTCGCCCGGTTCGAAGAATATCGAGAGATGGTCAAGATCAGAGCCAGCAAGTTATCCAAGAAGCACCCCCGCTGTTTGGCTGATGGGAACGAGCTCCTAAGATTCTATGGCACGGCCGTGGCTTGCTCGCTTGGCACCAATTCTCTTGTGCCAAGTGTCAAACAACCGTGTTGA